The DNA region TCATAATGTACCTAAATATTGCCTCCTTGCTGGCATCTTCTGTTTGGTCCACTACTTGTGCTTTGGCTGGAGGACCCACTATCAAATCCTTGGCCTGTTTAATCAGCTTCTCATCATTGCTATTTATAAGGGTCTTGAGCAGATCCCACAACTGTTGCCTTTGCTGGGTAAGCTCTTTCCTGGTTCCATTTAATGGCGACTGGGCCAATCTTAGTTGAGCCTTGGATATTACACCATCTATGCCGGGGGGACAGCTCAGTGTTTGAAGGGGCAGTCGCGGATTCCTCGCATCATAGAGCGCCAAAATGTTTCCATAACCCACGGCCAACAGAGACCCATCCTGCGAGAAGCATATAGAACCAATACACAGATTTCTGTAGCTTGTCTGTGCCAGGCAACACCACATCGTACCACGCTTATAGATGCTTTCAGAGTCTGTCAGGCCCCAAACCTTAATTACGTTGTCCTCGCCAGCGGTAGCACATCGCAGATTATTAACCTGGAACTGATTGGAGAAGGTTATGGCCTTGAAGCCACCCTCGTGAGGTAATTCAATCTCTGTGTTCAGGGTGTAACTGCAAGAGAATAAATtgcattattaaatattattggtCTGTGGTTTATCACCAATTACCTTTGCAATTCTTCACTATACTGCCAGAATTTGAGACGCACTTCGGCAAAGTTCTCCAGATCGTTATACACCTCTCCAGTGGCCATCCAATTAATATTGAATGCTGCTTGTGTAATTTGCGTATTATAGACAATGTGATGTGCTTCCTCACTATATACATTAGTGCCTACTACGCGTAGCTAAAGACGGAATAAAAAATcgtaattaatattaaaattataaattttgaattttatattcACCCACATTATACAACATGCTCTTGGTGTAAGCCGAATAAAACTGCAAATGTCCTGATCTGCCATTAAGCACCAATGTATTCGTCCTCGGATTCAAGCGTAAACCCATAGGGAACTTAGGCCTACCCGTCTTATCCTCTGTCTCATAAGTAAAATGCAGCACCGTTGATTTGATATTGTTGTCACTGCCACCCAGCAGCTGAATGGCATTGTCTTCAGTGCAAACCAGGACATTTTCGTTATCATTGCTAACCACAATATGACGAATCACACTGGACATCCTGGGCAGAAACTTGCGAATTTCCGGTCTAGCCAAGTTCCACTTCACCAGTACGCATTCATGTCCACCGCTGTAGAGGGACACGCCCGAGGGCGAAAAACCCAAACTGGTAACCTCCGTGTGATGCCAGTGGAGAAGCGTGTTGCTTATTGATTTTTGATTTTCGAAATCTCGCCACACAAAGATCCTTCCTAAGGTATCGGCGGTGGCCGCCACCATTTCACATTGACTCATCCGAACACAGGTAATGGGACTTTTTTTGTGGCCCctaaagcggcaaaaagtccAGGTCTCGTAGTTGACGAAGTAAATGTAGAAGCCCTGAGCCAGGATTATGTACTTGAACTGGCCCTTTCCCACGTCCACGATGGGAGTGCGAATTCTGTAGGGAAGAGATTTtgggattttaatttttagaaaattttagGAATCTTAAGATGTGATAGTATTTGCCAAGGAGAAGGTAACTCACTTCAGCTTGAGGCCACAGGTGATTTCGATCTGATCGCCAGTGCTCGTGTTGACCACAAAATAATCGACCTGTTCGCCACTCTTCTTCCTCGTGGTGACAAAGGCGCAGGCTGTGTCGCCACCTTTATACATATTTATCAGGTTGCAGGTCAAAATGATCGTCTGTTCATCAGGCAGCTTCAAGGGTACGGTTTTCTTTACCACACCCGCACGCCAGTTCCACCGGATTATCTGCCCGGTGGTAGTACACCCGATCAAGAGATCCGGTTGCTTCAGATCCAATTCCAAGCTGATCAACGGTGCCGTGGCATCATCCAAAACCCGGGTAATTTCTCCCGTACTGGTGGCATACACCTGCACTTTTGACACACATCGCACGAACATGAATCTGGTAAACAGGAATCATAGTGTTACATATATGGTACTATATAGTATGCGTTGTGTACTAACCTTCCATCGGGCGAGAAGACAGGCGCATGTTCCACGATGCTGCCGCCCGCCAGGAACTGCAGTTCCAAACGGTCCTCGTCGTCGAAATTCATGGTTGTCCTGTCGTAGAATCGATGAACTGGTAGTCCTCAGTGCTCCAGCACTGTCTGCGGAAGGGAATTTCGCTCAATAAACGCGATTTAAACCACTTTTCGTGGGTTATTTCCTAGTAAAATTCAATCACATCAATGCACGTGTAGCTAAGTGTGCCCGCTCACTGGGCGCCAAGAAAATATACTAAATTAAGTAAGCGAAAATATACCAGCTGATGGTTTGGGTCATTCTTGAGGAATTcgaatattaaaaattcaaataaatatgtaACGTAAAACTTATAATAACAATAACGTAATGAATAATAGTTTCCTGCTGGCTATTATTTGTTGTATATACTTTTGTTTGGttgatatatttatatattcactttcaaattttataatattttaaccatccattacaataattaattaaaataaaaacattaacaattgtatatttttaacataatTTGTTCgttttgtaattatttattaaaatccaaagtaaaattaaattacataaaaaatatttattaaaaataccgCAGCTCGAAAAATACCAGTTCCAAAGAACAGTTCCCTGGTTCACTGGTTCCTTCAGTTGAGAACCTATCGCGAAAAGGCTGCACTGGatagaaataaatttgttaatgGATTTGTTCCGGCCCCGTCAGCACGGCAGTACCATTTCAGCGGACTAGGAGACGGACCCGACGAGGTTTTACAGCCGGGGAAAACAACCGCCAAAGAAGAGGCCCTCCGAATGGCAAATTTGCAAAGTGAACGACAggccacaacaacaacaactgctGACATGTGCAACGTAGCATGTAAAAAGGGGATTTTCCGGGACTACTTGCGGGCAAGTGGTCAAAGGACTTGGATGCCCCTGCTCCTGGTCCTTATCCTCATCGGGAGCTCGACTGCGGCAGAACCCCTTAAAGTTATATACGCTGTGAACGCTGGCGGAGATGAGCATACCGACCTTAATGGCGTCCAATACGATGCGGATCCGCTTAAAGGCGTTGGTATCGCCTCGGACTACGGCAAACACCTGCTGATGATCGGCCGGGTTCAGGAACATGACGAGGTGCTCTACAGAACCGAACGCTATCACACCACCACCTTTGGCTACGACTTACCCAGCGATGGTGATGGAGATTACGCCCTGATAATGAAATTCTGCGAAGTCTACTTCGATGCGCCACAGAAAAAGGTCTTCGATGTGCTGCTCAACCGAAAGCACACGGTTGTCCGTCAGCTGGACATCTACAACCAGGTGGGCAGGGGCTCGGCCCACGACGAGATCGTGTACTTCAAGATCAACAATGGTCGATTAAACTACGAGGGCGAGGTGTCCGATGTGCGGAATGGCCGTCTGCGATTGGACTTCATTAAGGGGGCTCTGGATAATCCCAAAATCAATGCCTTTGCCTTGCTCAAAGGAGATGTCTCCCAGTTGCCGCGACTGCATGGAACTGAGGCGAGTGAAAGGATCAAGCCGGAGGGCAAGCCGATTGCGGAACAGAAGACAGGAAATCAGGTGGAGAAGGTAGTGCGCAACCAGCGTGAGGATGTAGATGAGGATGATGAGGATCTGGACGACGAGGAGTTCGAAGAGGAGCTTCCCGAGCAGCAAAACGACCAGCTGAGCACTGATCAGCCATCCCAACAATCGGCGGATTCCAAGCGATCTTATAGCGGCCCCCGTCAACCGAATCCTTACTCGATGGACGACTCTTCGATCCTACTGCCGGTATTCATTGCCATCGGGGCCTTTATACCGCTGCTGTTCTGCCTCTGCAAGCTGTGATCCCCATCCGTTGCCCACTCAACGATCTCGGCCTGCGTTGATTTCCTGCTTTGTGATTTTGTGATTTTGATAAAAGACTTAATTGTAATACTTATCGTTTAGTTCGTACGTTAGGCATACCCTAGAGATCGGCTCCCTCGATCCCAAGACGCACAGCTCTCTAACACGGCCCTGTACTTTCCATATTTGATAAGCAACTTTTTGTGTTCCTTTCGTTGACCACTGCCGTCACAGGCTCGGGTACTTAATCGTTGAGTCACTTGATTTACAATATATTACCGGATTGGTTGATCGCTTGACTCGGGGGTGTGCGCACAAATTTTAAGCGGTTTTTGGGACAGTTTTGCTTGGAGACTGttaattttgaatgaaattaaataaaataaaccttGTTTGTTATCGAACAAAACCGTTTCTGATTATTTTGATGATACCTTTTTACTTAAGCGCTCGAAATTTTGGAAAATTCCAGGTCTATTCTAAGATTAGGTTAGTCGTTTGCTGACCTGCTGATAAGCTACCCCTGCATAGATTCAGCCAATTTTTGAATAATTCATAAACAAATTGTGTCTTAGTTGCACGATATATGATTTTTGAAAGtcaattttcatttttgtttgataatATTGTAACCATTTTTGGACAATAAAACTTTAATGCAATTAGACagatattaaaaattgtttttttaattttaacagATTAAATCTTACTAAAATAAGGATTGATAGTATTTTTGTCTCCTGTGTAGAACCAGTTCATTTTGCGAACCGATAGCCGGCTAATCGCAGGACTATCGGAATCGGTGCCATCCCTGGCGGATGTCCTGTTGGGGGCTGGAAAACTGGCGTCGCGAGGAAAATTCAGTCATCAGCGCGTGTCCATCGAATCGGCAGTGAAAATGTGCCAGCGGCGGTTCTTCAGCAGCAAGTACACCAGTTTCCACAAGAACCACATCAAGTTGTTTGCCGTTTACATGAAAACGGCGAATCTGATGCAAAACTTCAATGTGCTGAAGCGTTCGCTGTAAACGCTGCTGCGGTCGACGTCGCAACCGCCGCTTCCTCCTCCTCCcgcagaaaaaaagaaaattaaaataaagttaattcCGGGCTGTGTGTGCTAGTGTATTTAAAATAGTGCTGAAAATCCGTTAAcgcaaaatatttagaaatgTCTGAAAGAAAAACCGAAAAGTTGGTGAAAATCCTTGATAAGAAATATAACAATTACAATTCAATTTAGGCGTGTCTAGCTAAATAACGGTAAGTTCCTTTTCCTCTTACATAATACTAAATCATATGATTTCGGGGTTTTTGATTGTTTTACCAATTGCATAATATAGGAGCCACAAATTCGGTATGTTTGCCGACTTTTCTGCTGTCCTTTCTTCAGAATTTGACTTTGCCAAAAGACATAAATCCTTTGGAAAAAAAACATTCTGTCATCAGGTgtaggaaaaaaaaaacgtatcGCTCTCTCTTTCGCGACTCTCCCTCTCGCAAAGTTACCGTAACTCTCTCCCACGCGCTTTCACAAAAATCGGCAAACAGATGTTTTTTGGACTCTCCTATGCGCATGTAACGGTGCCTAcgctaaacaaaaacaaattgtctATGCCGACGCCATTTTTACGTCACTGCCGCTGCTGCAGCTCGtaacaataacaaaaacaataagaaCTGCATCCAGCTCTCAAAAGCAGGCTACATTTTTTGCATTGTCGCTGGGTGTCTGTGTAAGGATGTGTGCGTGCGTATGTGTGGGAGTTTTATATAATGCAAAAAGTACCGCAAGCGCATACTTTGTTATTGTCCCTATTGTTATTGCTgacgtacatacatatgtataatgATTTTGTTCCGTCATGTGGACAATGGCATCAGTAGACAAACAATATTTTTGAGCTTAATTTGCACTGTAAAGTTGACCTTCGCTTTTCTGACTTTTAAGGTACTATATAAAGTGGAACTCAATGTCTACAtataatatttctttttttttttttttatattaattaatgtggaaatttttattcttaagaTTAGCACACTGCTACCCAACTGGCAACTTAATCTAATcagtttttacaaaaatagTACAATACTTAGTCTAAGCGTTGCTTAAGGCAAGAAATAATTtcgttatttttattttttgatattaatgtTGAGGTTGGTGACGTTGCTAGGTCAAAATCCGGTCCGGTAGGTCTTGAGGGTGGTGTCTTTTTAGTCTTCTTTTGACTCGGTTGCTTGGTTCAGCGCTGTTTATAGCAGCGGTACCAAGTTTGGGCACATTGAGATCCCGTTCGATGTCTCTGGTTCGCATAAACCACGGAGCTCCAGAGATCCTTCGAAGTGTTTTCGCTTGCAAAACTCGGATTTTGTTGAGGTTGGTTTTTGCAGCGATGCCGTAGACCTGGAGTCCATAGAATAGACTTGGCGCTAGTATGGACTTATAAATTTGGACTTTACAGCCAAGTGCGAGCTTGTTGCGTGGTGTGAGAAACCAAGCCATCCGAGCAACTTTGGTCCTGAAGGAGTGTTGTATTCAAGTAATGTGCCTGCCAAAAGTGAGTTTTTTGTCCAAAGTGACACCGAGGTACTTGTATGCAGGAAGGAATAATATTTCTGAAAAGTTCCCAAAAATCATTCACTTTAATTtatagaatataaaaattatagtCATTCAAAGTTGACCTTCGCTTTTCTGCCTTTTCAGGTACTATATAAAGTGGAACTCAATGTCTATATGTAATATTTCTAAAAAGTTCCCTAAAATTCATTCACTTTAATTTCtggaatgtaaaaaaatatagttatTTAAAGCTGACCTTCGCTTTTTTGCCTTTTCAGGTACTTTATAAAGTGGAACTTAATGGGTATGCTTAATACTTATGCAAATTTCATACAAATTCAATCACTTTAATCTATggaatatataaatacataactttttaaagtttttgtctttaaaagtattcaaataacttaattcctatttttcatatttctaAAAAGGTcccaaaaatatgttttttaatatctggaatataaaaaaatgtagtcATTAAGACATATTCTTCAACAGTTTTCAACAAATAATGGAAatggaatataaaaaaatatagtcATTAAGAAATATTCTTCCAAAGTTTTCAACAAATTTCGTaagtaatttaaattattagaATCTAAATCTTTTATGGCTTCAGCTTTCATAAATCAATATCCTTTTATTTGGTTACATATGTACTTGCGATACAAAATTGTATCTATCAGGCGAGTAATAAAAGTACGAAATGCATGTAAGTGATTTGTCCCCTGACAAATGGGTTTTACTGTAGTTTGCATTATTAGGTTTTTGGCTCCAAATTCGCTGCGGCAAAGCCATAACTATTGTCCACTTGTCACGCCCCAAATAAGTAAGAACTCACTTGGGTTTTTTTCTCCTGATTTACTGTACTGTGCTGTGTAAGCCGTGTCCTTTGTCCTTCGTCCATGGTCATTGCAAATGTGTTATATGTAATAAAATTGTTGTAATCCATTTCCCATGGTCTTCTATCTGTCTGATGAGTGGTGGTCGAGTAGATGGAGGTGGAGGAGCTGTCTCATTTGCTATTTCGGTTCGTCCTGCCGCGTGTCCTTGGGAAAAGCCTGGGGCTTACATAATAGCCGGCGGCGGTGGAGAGAAAGCTTCGGAAGGTTGATGGgcgttattattattattgctaTGTTTTCCAGCTGAAAGTTTAAGCCGCACACACGCACTCAACTTCAAGACTAATGAACCTAAAGTGGGACTACGGACTATATTTCTATAGCTTCAGCTCTCCAGCGAGCCAAATTGATGGTCTTTTGTTTGCTTACTAAATTACTTGGTGGGATTGTCTTTATGCGTTATCAAAGCCTTTAAAGTATAAATTTAAAGGGGTTCGTTCTGTAATACTTGTATTctaaaatttattattaatgtatTAAGGGTGGATGAGTACATAAATggcttaaaatattctatattcACTAATAACTTGTTAAGAAAAACAGCAAATGCCCCAaaagtgattttaatattgtatAAGCAAACAAATTGTATTTCTAACGTGAAGGAAATTTACCTTATTAAGAACCAGCTTCCCATCCAATTATATACCGCACAGCCAATGTAATCTGAATTTTTTAGCCATTGTCAGCTCTGGAAATCATTAGCAATATTACTACCTACACTGCGGGAAACGTTGACaatgattttattaatttcgaTTCTTCAGTTGTATAACATAAAACAAAGTTAAGGCGTAAATATATCAACGTAAATTGGATAGACACATATGCTGTTTTTGGTGTTAAAAGGAGTTCGTTTTTCATTTTGTGGTCATACAATATTTTTCAATGCTTTTTCGCAGTGCAAAAGTGTCCCTGTCTGTGGCTTTAGTgtgtaaaaatatatttacaatctcgATTCATAAAATCGTCGTTAGGAACATCCAATCAAGGCAACAGACGACGCAGTTTCGCAAAATGAACCCCCATCCTAAGGATTCAATTACGTGCACTTAGCTGCAGTCGTTCAAGTACAAGGATAATGTGTACTCCACAGTCTGTGTCTCGTGGTTTCAGGCCAAAGATAAAAGAGCTGCACCCACGCCATCAGCTGCCAGCTTTGGATCGATATTATGGAAATGCCACGATATTGAAATGTTTGCTCTGAAAGTGCTGCACACATTCACTTGCTCCGTGCCCTTTGCAATTATCAAGGAATTACAATCGTGTTATCCTTGCACACAGGACCTCAACCCGCTGTCGTGTTATGCcaccaaaaaacaaaaacaaaaaaaaatcaatttcaattGCGGGAAACTTGCTTTTCCTGACCATTTGTGGTTGCCTTCACAGCCCTGCTTCTTTAATTATTCATTTCCATTAACTAGACAAAAGTGGGCAGGAATGCAGGGAAATTGCCAACGATGTCCGTTTGAGTTTAAGCATGTCCATTAAATGACGATTTTATATTTATCAGGACTAATCAATTCCTGAGGATATGCAATGGTTTTTCAAAGGTTATAGATGGGTTGGTTTCGGCTTGGGTAAATTAAATagctattttaaaaatacatgaATTTGAATAATACAAATCTAAAGGTAACATTTTCTTCAGCcagataaaattaaattattgattACCTTTCAGTGAACTTTGCCATTCCTAAATCTCCATATTGTACTTATTTTTTGTAACAATCGAATTGGAATGATTTTTGTGTGAAGTTTAAGTTTAAGATTAAGTGCAAATCATATAtttaattgataaataatCCAGAAATATTcacttatttaaataaatttcaattatCGAAATATATTTCATCAAAACTAAGATTTAGCAATAGAGTGCTCTTTAAGATCCTGCTGCAAACACATGACTCTTTTCAAAATTATCCAATAATTAGAAGAAATTTTTGTGAAGTGTAAATGGAAATCAAAgataaaattgtttaaaaattaatttaaaaatatacacaTATTTCAATCAATTTCATTTCAGTTTCCATGAACGAAATCAATTTAATCGAAACTAAGTTTTAGCAATATAGTGTTCTTTAAGATCCTTCTATAAACACATGCTTCTcttcaaaactatttaataattataacgattTTTGTGTGAAGTGTAAAAGGCAATCAATGATTAAATTTTTTAGCAAACTATAAATATTCACTCatttcaatacatttcaattcaatttcaaTAACCGAAATCTATTTTATCAAAACTAAGTTTTAGCAACAAAAATTCACAAACAATTGTCTCTTTTCAAAACTATTCAATAATTATAAAGATTTTTCTGTAAAGTAAAATGGAAATTAAagattaaattatttaataaaccaGAAATATTCActtatttcaaaaaatttcaattgaatttCAATGACAAACATCTATTTTATCAAAACTAAGTTTTAGCAACATAGTGTTCTTTAAGATCCTGCTGTAAACACATGCctctttaaataattatttaattattattaaatcaaaGATTGTTGATGTTATTAAACCAGAAATATTCACTTACCTAAACTAATTTCAATTCCATTTAAATAACCGAAATCTATTATATCAAAACTAAGTTTTACCAACATAGTGCTCTTAAAGATCCTACTGCAAAGGCATGGCTATTTTCATAATTAACCAAGATTTAGTAATATTTTTGTGTTCAATTTTTTTTCGCCTTTTGTTTTTAGGTGCATATTTTCTTCCCCTCTCTCCCCCTTCCCATCCTTCGCCTTAACAGCTGTTATGCTAGTGTGGGTGCCGGCTAACAGACCCACGCTCTTTTAACGCTGGAACACCACTGTTATCGGAGCGATTTCGGGTTCTCCGCtctttcaaatatattttcctaCGATTCTCGCATTCAGTTCTCGGCAGTTCTCGGCGCGCAGCAGTTTCTATTTTTCCGGCTCGGTCGCTGAAATTCGATTTTCCCATTTCCAATGCCCAGCAAAACTGTAGTTTTTATTCGAGAATTATTCGAAAACGTTGCGGGAAACTATTCAAATATGTAAATCGAAACGAGAGCAAGCCGTGATTCTTCCTTAGTTTGTGATGTCGTGTGTTTTTATTGTGTGTGACGAAAAAAAGTGCGCCTGTTTTCgtcaataaatattaacgCTCAATTGTGCCATTTGGCGGGCATAAATTAGAAATCATTATTTATTGCACACGTCTGCAGTGCgaatcaaaacaaaatcgaaagaggagagagagagagtgatAGAAAAACAGAAGAGCAAAAGGAGAGAGTGCGAAAAATAGTGGAAAATGAAATAACAGCTGCCGGCTGATTTGTTACGGAAAAGGAAAACGAAGAAAGAGCAAGAAAAACGTGCGTAAAGTTGTTGTATCTACACAGAAAGAAATTCATAGA from Drosophila subpulchrella strain 33 F10 #4 breed RU33 chromosome 2L, RU_Dsub_v1.1 Primary Assembly, whole genome shotgun sequence includes:
- the LOC119546269 gene encoding WD repeat-containing protein 75; its protein translation is MNFDDEDRLELQFLAGGSIVEHAPVFSPDGRFMFVRCVSKVQVYATSTGEITRVLDDATAPLISLELDLKQPDLLIGCTTTGQIIRWNWRAGVVKKTVPLKLPDEQTIILTCNLINMYKGGDTACAFVTTRKKSGEQVDYFVVNTSTGDQIEITCGLKLKIRTPIVDVGKGQFKYIILAQGFYIYFVNYETWTFCRFRGHKKSPITCVRMSQCEMVAATADTLGRIFVWRDFENQKSISNTLLHWHHTEVTSLGFSPSGVSLYSGGHECVLVKWNLARPEIRKFLPRMSSVIRHIVVSNDNENVLVCTEDNAIQLLGGSDNNIKSTVLHFTYETEDKTGRPKFPMGLRLNPRTNTLVLNGRSGHLQFYSAYTKSMLYNLRVVGTNVYSEEAHHIVYNTQITQAAFNINWMATGEVYNDLENFAEVRLKFWQYSEELQSYTLNTEIELPHEGGFKAITFSNQFQVNNLRCATAGEDNVIKVWGLTDSESIYKRGTMWCCLAQTSYRNLCIGSICFSQDGSLLAVGYGNILALYDARNPRLPLQTLSCPPGIDGVISKAQLRLAQSPLNGTRKELTQQRQQLWDLLKTLINSNDEKLIKQAKDLIVGPPAKAQVVDQTEDASKEAIFRYIMKMPELGLHQKLQLLRRFGVECSIPHVLRNRLLQHLTQRAVIPLATKHRLRKLDARLHRLHTRHRYKAKHRLSRLTQRRQNFEDLVPQDILSLFSVLKLDENSQPKKNGKGKLTMNETKLNHSNKVNIKLKKFPTKATPLQGLAQISHVQFGAGEQAHLVAVCTESRVLIWNLLTLRLQAGLKLSVRQLAFDPLTNLMAVITKNDELHVFQPNVPLPLYQRSNLPKTHGLAWLPRRQPKQSSINVDWQAQSTLIMLTHSQKIAYLALPGQSPSDDAPAPIGFAQPAAPESQFRYATFGIHATKQQQVSSDFLEKSGPLIVGRGEHSSVNAFVNLSAHTMPAMSLICGEFVKSLLIPADTTLRHSSAAGEEVAVTNGGIVNGNGVLYGHSDEEPEDEELDEVTKSTLDTRKTLLEQNEKLEDLPPGEELDQQALDNRLKTITALRTKLRL
- the LOC119548235 gene encoding malectin-B — translated: MANLQSERQATTTTTADMCNVACKKGIFRDYLRASGQRTWMPLLLVLILIGSSTAAEPLKVIYAVNAGGDEHTDLNGVQYDADPLKGVGIASDYGKHLLMIGRVQEHDEVLYRTERYHTTTFGYDLPSDGDGDYALIMKFCEVYFDAPQKKVFDVLLNRKHTVVRQLDIYNQVGRGSAHDEIVYFKINNGRLNYEGEVSDVRNGRLRLDFIKGALDNPKINAFALLKGDVSQLPRLHGTEASERIKPEGKPIAEQKTGNQVEKVVRNQREDVDEDDEDLDDEEFEEELPEQQNDQLSTDQPSQQSADSKRSYSGPRQPNPYSMDDSSILLPVFIAIGAFIPLLFCLCKL
- the LOC119546755 gene encoding uncharacterized protein LOC119546755; the encoded protein is MCQRRFFSSKYTSFHKNHIKLFAVYMKTANLMQNFNVLKRSL